A single genomic interval of Natator depressus isolate rNatDep1 chromosome 14, rNatDep2.hap1, whole genome shotgun sequence harbors:
- the MRPL58 gene encoding large ribosomal subunit protein mL62 has product MAARVLRGLCRARPALLPARTPPGIVHRAAAGAAPSSEFRSEYALDRLYLEQARSDPAEGTQDGTKQTSPDIPMDCLSISYCRSSGPGGQNVNKVNSKAEVRFHLASADWIAEDVRQKIAVMHKNKINRSGELIINSEVSRYQMKNLADCLQKIRNMIKEATQKSSVVSKENSQLLIARVQKMNRERLRQKKIHSTIKQSRRVDFD; this is encoded by the exons ATGGCGGCGCGCGTGCTGCGGGGCCTTTGCCGGGCGAGGCCGGCGCTGCTTCCCGCCCGGACCCCGCCCGGCATCGTACACCGAGCCGCCGCCGGCGCCGCCCCCAGCTCCGAGTTCCGAAGCGAATACGCCCTGGACAGGCTCTATCTGGAGCAGGCCAGAAGCGACCCCGCGGAGGGCACCCAA gATGGGACAAAACAAACTTCTCCTGATATTCCTATGG ACTGTCTGTCCATATCCTATTGCCGGAGCAGTGGACCCGGAGGCCAGAATGTTAATAAAG TGAATAGTAAGGCAGAAGTTAGATTCCATTTGGCATCAGCAGATTGGATTGCAGAAGATGTGAGGCAGAAAATAGCAGTGATG cacaagaataaaataaatagatcTGGCGAGCTGATCATAAACTCTGAAGTGAGTCGCTACCAAATGAAGAATCTGGCAGATTGCTTGCAAAAAATCAGAAACATGATTAAGGAGGCTACTCAGAAATCCAGTGTGGTATCCAAGGAGAATTCCCAGCTCCTCATAGCCAG GGTGCAAAAAATGAATCGTGAACGACTGAGACAGAAAAAAATTCATTCGACTATAAAACAAAGCAGGAGGGTAGACTTTGATTGA